A single genomic interval of Vibrio maritimus harbors:
- a CDS encoding LysR family transcriptional regulator, translating into MYHSSINLLDIRAFVLVANMGNFTKAAEALGVSRSHVSRQIQSLEKQMGVSLIIRTTRSMKLTDAGLSFLSSCDQALHTIDKAVHTAVDDTETIRGNIKINCVGGYLGEEVVAVAVAQFLNAYPDVTIELDFSSHRVDLLEEEFDLAIRMGDLADASYVARRLTTIEMQTLASPVYLANNPALTHPKQLKEHKCITGSVKKWHFEHIHTAESIEVPIESALSCKNGRVLVNAAKQGVGLIRVPAVYCEEEIRQGVLVPVFEDWRIRDVPLSLIYHKDRFQPNRIRACVNHLIEAFKDT; encoded by the coding sequence ATGTATCACTCTTCTATAAATCTGCTTGATATTCGTGCTTTTGTTCTTGTGGCAAACATGGGTAACTTTACTAAGGCTGCTGAGGCTCTTGGTGTTTCTCGTTCCCACGTTTCTCGTCAAATTCAGTCACTTGAAAAACAAATGGGCGTCAGTTTAATCATTCGCACCACACGTTCGATGAAGCTCACTGATGCTGGATTGAGCTTTTTGTCGTCCTGCGATCAAGCTTTGCATACGATAGATAAAGCAGTACATACCGCAGTCGATGATACTGAGACGATTCGTGGCAATATCAAGATCAACTGTGTTGGAGGCTACTTAGGAGAAGAAGTGGTCGCTGTGGCTGTCGCTCAGTTTCTAAATGCGTATCCTGATGTCACTATAGAATTAGATTTTTCCAGCCATCGTGTTGATTTACTGGAAGAAGAGTTTGATCTCGCCATTCGTATGGGCGATCTTGCCGATGCGAGCTATGTAGCCAGACGTTTGACGACTATCGAGATGCAAACCCTAGCAAGTCCAGTATACCTAGCAAACAACCCAGCACTGACACATCCAAAACAGCTAAAAGAGCATAAGTGTATTACAGGGTCGGTGAAAAAGTGGCATTTTGAGCATATTCACACCGCCGAATCTATCGAAGTACCTATTGAAAGCGCTCTGAGCTGTAAAAATGGTCGGGTATTGGTAAATGCAGCAAAACAAGGTGTGGGGTTAATTAGAGTTCCAGCCGTGTACTGTGAAGAAGAGATTCGACAAGGTGTACTTGTGCCAGTGTTTGAGGATTGGCGTATACGAGATGTACCACTTTCTCTCATCTATCATAAAGATAGATTTCAGCCTAATCGGATCCGAGCCTGTGTGAACCATCTTATCGAAGCCTTTAAAGATACATAG
- a CDS encoding BamA/TamA family outer membrane protein has protein sequence MSVSSWSAIAAEYKDHVDDKKSKVDSTSKTNEEKQGFIALPIPMSNPTLGTGVQLVGLYMHAKEPGSKAHNDTSGIIGMYTSTESWLVGAFHDGALKDDSVRYTGGIFHGDLKLKYYGDGNDPIFAGNPLKYDMKMSGVMLRALFQVFDSHWYIGPQYNYMQTDINFRELNEFWPEEERVKSGGLGAVIHYDTRDDNYYPTEGWYTQFSYMDYGQNWGGDGNYNIGKLSTSNYWSVRNDLVIASQLTGMTSGGDVPFYEKPTLQMRGFNHGRYRNDNIVQAQFEGRWTFLERFGLVGFVGFGKTAEAEQDILSQSTVVTKGVGLRWQPVEQKKMNIRLDVARGPEESTLHLSVGEAF, from the coding sequence AAGCAAGGGTTTATCGCCTTACCCATTCCAATGTCAAACCCAACGCTGGGTACAGGTGTGCAGTTAGTTGGGCTCTATATGCATGCTAAAGAGCCTGGCTCAAAAGCTCATAATGACACATCCGGCATTATCGGCATGTATACCTCTACCGAGAGTTGGCTAGTTGGTGCATTTCATGACGGGGCATTAAAAGACGACTCAGTGAGATACACCGGTGGGATTTTCCATGGTGATCTGAAACTCAAGTACTATGGGGACGGTAACGATCCTATATTTGCAGGTAATCCACTCAAGTACGACATGAAGATGAGTGGCGTGATGTTACGAGCCCTGTTTCAAGTCTTTGATTCCCATTGGTATATAGGTCCCCAATACAACTATATGCAAACCGACATTAACTTTCGTGAATTGAATGAATTTTGGCCTGAGGAAGAACGGGTAAAATCTGGCGGTCTTGGTGCCGTCATACACTACGATACTCGTGATGATAACTATTACCCAACTGAAGGTTGGTATACCCAGTTTAGCTATATGGATTACGGACAAAATTGGGGTGGGGATGGTAATTACAATATAGGCAAGCTATCGACAAGCAACTACTGGAGTGTCAGAAATGACTTAGTCATTGCTTCTCAATTAACCGGAATGACCAGTGGAGGTGATGTCCCGTTTTATGAGAAACCGACACTTCAAATGCGAGGCTTTAACCATGGTCGCTATAGAAATGACAATATCGTGCAAGCGCAGTTCGAGGGGCGTTGGACGTTTTTGGAGCGATTTGGTCTAGTTGGTTTTGTTGGGTTTGGTAAGACCGCCGAAGCGGAGCAAGATATCTTAAGCCAGAGTACCGTCGTGACCAAAGGCGTTGGCCTTAGGTGGCAGCCCGTCGAGCAAAAGAAAATGAACATCCGACTTGATGTCGCTCGAGGACCGGAGGAAAGCACACTTCACTTATCCGTGGGTGAAGCATTCTAG
- a CDS encoding GGDEF domain-containing protein, with protein sequence MLTSLLVHTFCMQAHAKKYTLILLKSVLLSVLLYGVGVYHSKDKLINNEEAQFRLLTKSIQDYKSTLYLIGVLFEAQVEANKGKTIDVEEFKRGQIYYYHYDRTLTHNEKVVGATAEKMFNSMPAITNDNSHALYYRSYEGKKLLSSKDFAMSPQEVKEAFSKKACVATRNCAFYMPAEDLANRLIASDIYLDTITKQQTITLSTPVYDGEVMVGDVNVDIYLSYFPFLNNKDFISTRTDEKRQVIIENLRYPFYESAFSVQFDIDDNLEFVYRIPYSKLIIDTSWWLICLILVVFYILLKLEELRVKREKLELAEIAISKDELTGLYNRAILKDSALKYAIEKQGLSVIVIDGDGLKPINDTHGHHAGDQAIVHIANRMVMNFRESDYLVRSGGDEFLVLLPGCTGKTAEILAERFANDIQNHSFGDMALTISISFGVTEVLRGESLDAAIKRADNLLYRDKRRKARLLLKSESKNA encoded by the coding sequence GTGTTAACTTCACTATTGGTCCATACTTTCTGCATGCAAGCACACGCTAAAAAATACACCTTAATTCTGCTTAAATCCGTGCTTCTGTCGGTTTTACTCTATGGAGTGGGGGTTTACCATAGCAAAGATAAGCTTATCAATAATGAGGAAGCTCAGTTCCGCTTGCTGACAAAATCTATTCAGGACTATAAATCGACACTGTATCTCATTGGCGTTTTGTTTGAAGCTCAAGTAGAGGCCAATAAAGGGAAAACGATCGACGTAGAGGAGTTCAAGCGTGGTCAAATATATTATTACCACTATGATCGGACGTTAACGCACAATGAAAAAGTCGTGGGTGCGACAGCTGAGAAAATGTTTAACAGTATGCCTGCGATAACCAATGACAATTCTCACGCACTGTATTACCGATCTTACGAGGGCAAAAAACTACTCTCCTCCAAAGACTTCGCCATGTCGCCCCAAGAGGTGAAAGAGGCATTCTCCAAGAAGGCGTGTGTCGCGACTCGAAATTGTGCATTCTATATGCCTGCCGAAGACCTAGCCAATCGACTTATCGCGTCTGATATCTACCTTGACACGATTACGAAGCAACAAACCATTACGTTGTCGACGCCTGTCTATGACGGAGAAGTGATGGTTGGTGATGTGAATGTTGATATTTATCTAAGCTATTTCCCTTTCCTCAACAACAAGGACTTTATCTCAACGCGAACGGATGAGAAAAGGCAAGTTATCATAGAAAATCTTCGTTACCCATTCTATGAATCGGCCTTCTCCGTGCAGTTTGATATAGATGACAACCTCGAGTTTGTTTATCGAATTCCCTATAGCAAGTTGATCATTGATACAAGCTGGTGGCTTATTTGCCTTATCTTGGTGGTGTTTTACATCTTGCTTAAGCTCGAAGAGCTAAGAGTAAAGCGTGAAAAGCTCGAATTGGCAGAAATAGCGATCAGCAAAGATGAGCTTACAGGCTTGTATAATCGAGCCATCCTTAAAGATAGCGCCCTCAAATATGCGATAGAGAAACAAGGGCTCTCTGTGATAGTGATCGATGGTGATGGACTTAAACCGATAAACGATACACATGGTCATCATGCTGGGGATCAAGCGATAGTTCATATCGCCAATAGAATGGTAATGAACTTCAGAGAGAGTGACTACTTAGTAAGAAGTGGAGGCGATGAGTTTTTAGTGCTATTGCCTGGGTGTACGGGCAAGACAGCGGAAATACTTGCAGAACGGTTCGCTAACGATATTCAAAATCACTCTTTTGGCGATATGGCATTAACTATCAGCATCAGCTTTGGAGTAACAGAGGTGCTGCGGGGAGAATCGTTGGATGCCGCCATCAAAAGAGCAGATAACTTGTTGTACCGAGATAAACGGAGAAAAGCGCGGTTACTGTTAAAGTCGGAGTCCAAAAATGCATAA
- the dcuC gene encoding anaerobic C4-dicarboxylate transporter DcuC — translation MLELMIGLVVTITVGYFIVKGYKPAGVLLTAGIFLLLLTGILGHTVLPAKITSTGNMVTDALEYVKYMLQYRGGGLGMQIMLLCGFASYMTHIGANNVVVKQFSKPLSFITSPYVLLVAAYIVACLMSLAVSSATGLGVLLMATLFPMMTAMGISRPAAVAVCASPAAIILSPTSGDVVIAAEKSGLALDVFAVQTVLPVSICAIIVMAVAAFFWNKYLDKKDNTPMERVDVSEMEVNAPAFYCVLPFLPIIGVFLFNGRTIPGLTLDIYTIVVGSIFLGALVDFVTKRFNGKQTLEDLESCYQGMADAFKGVVMLLVAAGVFAQGLMSIGAIDNLLHLADKAGAGGIALMLILTGLTVAAAIATGSGNAPFYAFVELAPSLAAKMGLNPAFLIIPMLQASNLGRTISPVSGVIVATSGMAQISPFEVVKRTSVPVIAGLITVILGTLVLVPMTV, via the coding sequence ATGTTAGAACTGATGATCGGCCTAGTCGTCACCATCACCGTGGGCTATTTTATTGTTAAAGGCTATAAGCCCGCTGGCGTGTTGCTAACAGCAGGGATTTTCCTGCTGCTACTCACCGGTATTTTGGGGCACACTGTACTGCCTGCAAAGATTACGTCGACCGGGAATATGGTCACCGATGCACTGGAATACGTGAAATACATGCTTCAATACCGCGGTGGAGGCTTGGGCATGCAAATCATGTTGCTGTGTGGCTTTGCCTCTTACATGACGCACATCGGCGCGAATAACGTTGTCGTTAAACAATTCTCAAAGCCTCTGTCATTCATCACCTCTCCATACGTGCTGCTGGTTGCGGCATACATCGTGGCTTGTCTGATGTCTTTGGCTGTGAGTTCAGCCACTGGTCTAGGCGTCCTCCTAATGGCAACGCTCTTTCCTATGATGACCGCTATGGGGATTTCTCGTCCGGCAGCTGTCGCGGTCTGTGCATCTCCTGCAGCGATTATCCTATCGCCAACCTCTGGTGATGTTGTGATTGCTGCAGAGAAGTCCGGCTTGGCGCTGGATGTGTTTGCTGTACAAACCGTTTTACCGGTTTCTATTTGCGCTATTATTGTCATGGCAGTCGCTGCCTTTTTCTGGAACAAATACCTAGACAAGAAAGACAATACACCAATGGAGCGCGTTGATGTCTCTGAGATGGAAGTAAACGCGCCAGCTTTTTACTGTGTGCTGCCTTTCCTACCAATTATCGGTGTTTTTCTTTTCAACGGCCGTACAATCCCGGGGTTAACTCTCGACATCTATACTATTGTGGTAGGTTCTATTTTCCTGGGCGCGCTTGTTGATTTCGTGACCAAACGCTTCAATGGCAAACAAACATTGGAAGATCTCGAGTCTTGTTACCAAGGTATGGCAGACGCATTCAAAGGCGTTGTCATGCTATTGGTCGCGGCGGGTGTATTTGCGCAAGGTCTGATGTCTATTGGCGCTATCGATAACCTACTGCATCTGGCGGACAAAGCCGGGGCTGGCGGTATCGCGCTTATGCTTATCCTAACGGGCCTAACTGTTGCCGCAGCCATCGCCACTGGCTCAGGTAACGCGCCATTCTATGCATTTGTAGAGCTCGCTCCATCACTCGCAGCAAAAATGGGACTTAACCCAGCGTTTCTTATCATCCCTATGCTTCAAGCTTCGAACTTGGGTCGAACCATTTCACCGGTTTCAGGTGTTATTGTTGCAACATCGGGGATGGCACAGATCTCGCCTTTTGAGGTTGTAAAACGTACGTCTGTACCTGTTATAGCGGGTTTGATTACGGTGATTCTTGGCACTTTAGTCTTAGTACCAATGACCGTTTAG